One part of the bacterium genome encodes these proteins:
- a CDS encoding hemerythrin domain-containing protein: MKRIPELRDLSDDHHTGLALARRCRQVGRPNSTVSHEAVWKQVIEAFADHLEPHFLIEEQHLLPALEAISEASLAARIREEHSALRALRDAESPSPATVQQFGELLESHIRFEERQVFEPTQERLPASALKAIAAACEGRARSRSASP; encoded by the coding sequence GTGAAGCGAATACCCGAACTGCGCGACCTTTCGGACGATCACCACACAGGCCTAGCGCTCGCTCGACGGTGCAGGCAGGTTGGCCGTCCGAACTCCACCGTGTCCCATGAGGCGGTGTGGAAGCAAGTCATCGAAGCATTCGCAGACCATCTTGAGCCGCACTTCCTGATTGAAGAACAACACCTCCTGCCCGCGCTTGAAGCGATCAGTGAGGCTTCTCTGGCCGCCCGGATCCGCGAGGAACACAGTGCTCTTCGCGCCTTGCGAGATGCTGAATCCCCCAGCCCAGCTACGGTCCAGCAGTTCGGTGAGCTCCTCGAGTCGCATATTCGGTTCGAAGAACGCCAGGTGTTTGAGCCTACTCAAGAGCGACTGCCGGCGAGTGCCCTCAAGGCCATCGCTGCGGCTTGCGAAGGCCGCGCGCGGAGCCGCTCAGCTTCTCCGTGA
- a CDS encoding nuclear transport factor 2 family protein, with product MDNLKRFEQYAADFEVAFSDDDWSVVGRHFAEEAVYETLAGPPMGACLEGRNAVLASMKQTLDGFDRRFDSREVTFLEGPEMRGDSVWLRARVKYAVAEAPDLVLEGVSTATFDGGRIIRLEDSYPDGVADTVVQYLTAHGSKLHPVKGGAV from the coding sequence ATGGACAATTTGAAGCGCTTCGAGCAGTACGCGGCGGATTTCGAGGTCGCCTTCTCGGATGATGACTGGTCGGTAGTGGGACGGCATTTTGCAGAGGAGGCGGTCTACGAAACCCTGGCGGGGCCGCCGATGGGTGCGTGCCTCGAAGGCCGCAATGCAGTGCTGGCCTCAATGAAGCAGACACTCGATGGGTTTGATCGAAGATTCGATTCCCGTGAAGTCACCTTTCTCGAAGGTCCGGAAATGCGCGGTGACAGCGTATGGTTGAGGGCGCGCGTGAAATATGCTGTAGCCGAGGCCCCGGATCTCGTTCTCGAAGGCGTCTCGACGGCCACCTTCGATGGCGGACGCATCATTCGCCTAGAGGACAGCTATCCAGATGGCGTCGCGGACACCGTGGTCCAGTATTTGACTGCGCACGGTTCGAAGCTTCATCCCGTCAAAGGCGGCGCAGTCTGA
- a CDS encoding class I SAM-dependent methyltransferase — MRSRSLEAYDLPERVRTYDADMDIMHPLRWKMIEIALEVLPFQQARSLKALDLGVGTGMFSKRFLETYPNSSVVAIDGAAAMLELAKARLGGLGQRVEWFLSDFRSIPKAATRPETFDVVYSSYALHHLNAEEKLAVLKSIVQAINPAGWLLNADIVVAEAPDLERRIQEIRVEAVTGRASTQDKRFHNHAVTRQYLDDLELAEQDQPQTLDTDIQILRESGITNAEVFWKEHRETVMGGTKPTDT; from the coding sequence ATGCGTTCGCGTAGCCTAGAAGCGTATGACCTTCCCGAACGAGTCCGCACCTACGATGCCGACATGGACATCATGCATCCTCTCCGGTGGAAGATGATCGAAATCGCCTTGGAAGTTCTTCCATTCCAACAAGCGCGTTCCTTGAAAGCCCTCGATCTTGGCGTTGGAACGGGCATGTTTTCGAAGCGATTCTTGGAGACGTATCCAAACTCGAGCGTGGTGGCAATCGACGGAGCTGCCGCGATGTTGGAACTTGCCAAAGCAAGGCTCGGTGGCCTTGGCCAACGCGTGGAATGGTTCCTGTCCGACTTTCGGTCGATTCCCAAAGCAGCCACCAGGCCCGAGACCTTCGATGTAGTGTATTCGTCCTACGCACTTCACCATCTGAACGCTGAGGAGAAACTTGCTGTCCTGAAGTCGATCGTCCAAGCGATCAACCCAGCTGGCTGGCTCTTGAACGCAGATATCGTGGTGGCCGAAGCTCCCGATCTGGAACGGCGCATTCAGGAGATTCGTGTTGAGGCAGTCACTGGTCGCGCCTCAACTCAGGACAAGCGGTTCCACAACCATGCTGTCACAAGGCAATACCTCGATGACCTTGAATTGGCGGAGCAGGACCAGCCGCAGACACTGGACACGGATATCCAGATTCTTCGTGAATCCGGAATTACCAATGCTGAGGTGTTCTGGAAGGAACATCGCGAGACGGTGATGGGTGGGACGAAGCCGACTGACACATAA
- a CDS encoding amidohydrolase yields the protein MKLILLSALVLFTGCSAEAPPVAEKTPGTVLYTNARIYTLNQGGPWAHAMVTHGPDIEFVGSEQRARALVDETALEVDLNGAFVLPGFIDTHTHPGLVGTLQVDEDESLAGQKLPTTSKDELYAFLEEYSANHFWQPLVMLGEWDVQMFLPDGPTKEDLDRFFKYKPALLFDNSGHSMWMNSMALWFLGIDESTPDLSPGISYFVRDERGEPTGWVKEWAAMPYLEKYLVPSRAELKEGIKEYLDFLSARGVTTLMDAGSFASHEEVYAALSELDRDGALPVRYIGSFHVWAPEHLEVAIEELLALREKYGSDRLVFDTIKIHFDGVHEVLTGGALEPYATAPDVRGGVLFEAEQLARFIAELNQVGLNLHLHTVGAWATREALDAVEQARGKLGELKIEVALSHLEYVAAEDIPRFAALGVHANFTPHWFGGSVFGTAGASNLGPERASRSQVVGEFLRAGANVTLSSDVVSEAESYRAAPFLGMQMSVTRREYDDPTGPVLSPASASLNLQDAIEAYTLSGARQLRQGSRLGSLEVGKRSDFVVLADDPFEVDINRLHELVPRAVVVGGVVESGAL from the coding sequence ATGAAACTGATTCTTCTTTCCGCGCTCGTGTTGTTCACTGGCTGTTCAGCCGAAGCGCCCCCTGTCGCCGAGAAGACGCCAGGAACCGTCCTCTACACCAACGCCCGAATCTACACGCTGAACCAGGGCGGTCCTTGGGCGCACGCAATGGTGACCCATGGGCCTGACATCGAGTTCGTCGGCTCTGAGCAACGCGCCCGAGCGCTCGTCGATGAGACCGCTCTCGAAGTGGATCTGAACGGTGCGTTCGTTCTACCCGGATTCATCGATACCCATACCCATCCAGGCTTGGTGGGGACCCTTCAAGTCGACGAGGATGAGTCGCTCGCGGGCCAGAAGCTCCCCACGACATCGAAGGACGAACTCTACGCGTTCCTCGAGGAGTACTCTGCGAACCATTTCTGGCAGCCACTCGTGATGCTTGGGGAGTGGGATGTTCAGATGTTCTTGCCCGACGGTCCTACCAAGGAAGATCTGGATCGGTTCTTCAAATACAAGCCCGCCCTGCTGTTCGACAATTCGGGACACAGCATGTGGATGAATTCGATGGCGCTGTGGTTTCTCGGGATCGACGAAAGTACTCCCGACCTGAGCCCTGGCATCTCGTACTTCGTGCGCGACGAGCGTGGTGAGCCGACCGGCTGGGTCAAGGAGTGGGCCGCGATGCCGTATCTTGAGAAGTACCTGGTCCCCAGTAGGGCCGAGCTGAAGGAAGGGATCAAGGAGTACCTCGACTTCCTGAGCGCGCGAGGGGTGACCACGCTCATGGATGCTGGGAGCTTCGCGTCTCACGAAGAGGTGTACGCAGCGCTGTCCGAGCTCGATCGCGATGGAGCCCTTCCCGTCCGCTACATCGGGAGCTTCCACGTGTGGGCTCCCGAGCACCTGGAAGTCGCCATCGAGGAGCTCCTTGCTCTTCGCGAGAAGTACGGAAGCGATCGTCTCGTCTTCGACACCATCAAGATCCACTTCGACGGCGTGCATGAAGTTCTGACGGGTGGGGCGTTGGAGCCGTACGCAACGGCTCCCGACGTCCGTGGAGGAGTGCTCTTCGAAGCCGAACAACTCGCGCGATTCATCGCGGAGCTGAACCAGGTGGGATTGAATCTGCACCTGCACACCGTGGGCGCTTGGGCGACGCGAGAGGCGCTGGACGCGGTGGAGCAGGCTCGTGGCAAGCTGGGTGAGTTGAAAATCGAGGTGGCGCTTTCCCATCTGGAGTACGTGGCTGCCGAGGACATTCCACGTTTCGCCGCGCTCGGCGTCCATGCGAACTTCACGCCTCACTGGTTCGGTGGCTCGGTGTTCGGCACCGCAGGCGCGTCCAACCTGGGGCCGGAGCGGGCATCTCGCTCGCAGGTGGTCGGCGAGTTCTTGCGAGCCGGGGCCAACGTCACCCTCTCGAGCGATGTGGTCTCCGAAGCGGAGTCGTACCGCGCGGCTCCCTTCCTGGGCATGCAGATGAGCGTGACTCGTCGTGAGTACGACGACCCGACCGGGCCAGTCTTGAGTCCGGCCTCCGCCTCCCTGAATCTCCAGGATGCCATCGAGGCATATACGCTCAGCGGTGCGCGCCAACTCAGGCAAGGGAGTCGCTTGGGGTCCCTCGAGGTCGGCAAGCGCTCGGACTTCGTAGTCCTGGCCGACGATCCGTTCGAGGTCGACATCAACCGACTGCATGAATTGGTTCCGCGAGCTGTCGTAGTCGGAGGGGTGGTAGAAAGCGGGGCGCTGTAG